One genomic region from Anguilla rostrata isolate EN2019 chromosome 2, ASM1855537v3, whole genome shotgun sequence encodes:
- the mto1 gene encoding protein MTO1 homolog, mitochondrial, whose product MLLRKLLLKPSLPQFPICRTACDIPLKKYDVIVVGGGHAGTEAAAAAARVGAETLLITQKIQTIGTLSCNPSLGGVGKGQLVREVDSLDGLCGRAGDWAGVHFSILNRRKGPAVWGPRAQLDRERYRQFIQTELLATPRLTVLEGSVEDLLLSDPNPDQPGQHRVTGIRLVDGGQPVSSNSVVLTTGTFLSGSLFMGQTTSPGGRIGDPPSCPGLSHSLREKLGLRTGRLRTGTPPRIVKKTVELSLAQIHPPDKQPTPFSYLNKKTHCKPEEQLPCYLTHTTPGVERVVMEGLRLNSHIQQDTKGPRYCPSIESRVLRFPGRSHQVWLEPEGLTSDLLYPQGLSMTLPPELQLRLLREIPALQRAEIQTPGYGVQYDFVCPTQLSPSLQVKRVQGLFLAGQINGTTGYEEAAAQGLWAGVNAGRTALSLPALSLSRTQSYIGVLIDDLVCRGVTEPYRMFTSRAEFRTALRPDNADLRLSPRGFEEIGCVSAHRYEEAVRVRDSLRDALSALRSISMSSTRWREKMGDVNVSESRSTMPSALDLLQYNGVTFEMLASAFPECLSMYLEFSQRLKIEAIYLPHCERQKREMERMREEESLSLPLDVDYFSLPISLSQEVREVLDHARPHTLGAATRLPGMTPAAIVHLLNYVRKSGQERHEERSQRIEMTAFEKEGGL is encoded by the exons ATGTTGCTACGGAAGCTCCTATTGAAGCCCAGTCTCCCACAATTCCCAATCTGTAGGACAGCCTGTGATATCCCTCTTAAGAAGTATGATGTCATTGTGGTGGGAGGAGGTCATGCTGGGACAGAGGCGGCTGCTGCAGCAGCCCGGGTAGGGGCAGAGACTCTGCTCATTACTCAGAAAATACAAACCATAG GAACTTTGTCCTGTAACCCTTCCTTGGGTGGAGTGGGGAAAGGGCAGCTGGTCCGTGAGGTGGACTCCCTGGATGGGCTTTGTGGTCGTGCAGGGGACTGGGCTGGGGTCCACTTCTCCATTCTCAATCGCAGGAAAGGTCCAGCTGTCTGGGGCCCCCGGGCCCAGCTGGATCGAGAACGATACAGACAATTCATCCAG acagagCTACTTGCCACACCCAGGCTGACAGTGCTGGAGGGCTCAGTGGAGGACCTGCTACTTTCAGACCCTAACCCAGATCAGCCTGGTCAACACAGAGTCACTGGAATTCGGTTGG TGGATGGTGGCCAGCCCGTCTCCTCCAACTCTGTAGTTTTGACCACCGGCACCTTCCTCTCTGGCTCCCTCTTCATGGGTCAAACCACCTCTCCAGGGGGGAGAATTGGGGACCCCCCGTCCTGTCCTGGGCTCTCCCACAGCTTGAGGGAGAAATTGGGCTTGAGGACTGGCCGGCTGAGAACTGGAACTCCGCCACGCATTGTTAAGAAGACGGTTGAGCTCTCTCTTGCACAGATTCATCCACCTGACAAACAGCCCACTCCATTCAGCTacctcaacaaaaaaacacattgcaag CCTGAGGAGCAGCTGCCCTGTTATCTCACCCACACCACCCCTGGAGTGGAGAGAGTAGTCATGGAGGGTCTGCGTCTCAACTCTCATATACAGCAGGATACCAAGGGTCCCAG GTACTGTCCCTCCATCGAATCGCGGGTGCTGCGGTTTCCGGGGAGGTCGCACCAGGTGTGGCTAGAACCCGAGggcttgacctctgacctgctcTACCCACAAGGCCTTTCCATGACCCTGCCCCCTGAACTACAGCTCCGCCTCCTGAGAGAGATCCCAGCTCTGCAGAGGGCAGAGATACAAACGCCTG GTTATGGGGTGCAGTATGATTTTGTGTGCCCCACCCagctgtctccctctctgcaggtgAAGAGAGTTCAGGGATTGTTCTTAGCTGGACAGATTAATGGGACCACTGGGTACGAGGAGGCAGCCGCACAG GGCCTGTGGGCGGGCGTTAATGCGGGTCGGACTGCCCTCTCCTTgcctgccctctccctctcccgcacGCAGAGCTACATCGGAGTTCTGATAGACGACCTGGTATGCCGGGGGGTGACCGAACCGTACCGCATGTTCACCAGCCGCGCCGAGTTCAGAACCGCCCTCAGGCCGGACAATGCCGACCTGCGGCTCTCTCCCAGAG GGTTCGAGGAAATCGGCTGTGTGTCCGCGCACCGTTACGAGGAAGCggtgagagtgagggacagCCTGAGGGATGCGCTGAGCGCCTTGCGGTCCATCTCCATGTCCTCCACCAGATggagggagaaaatgggagacgTGAACGTGAGCGAAAGCAGGAGCACCATGCCGAG TGCTCTAGATCTCTTACAGTACAATGGGGTGACCTTTGAGATGCTGGCCTCTGCTTTCCCAGAGTGCCTTTCAATGTACCTGGAGTTCTCGCAGAGATTAAAGATCGAAG CTATATACCTCCCCCACTGTGAGAGGCAGAAgcgggagatggagagaatgagggaggaagagagtctctctctgcctctggaCGTAGACTACTTTTCTCTTCCAATCTCTCTTTCCCAGGAGGTCAGAGAAGTGCTGGACCACGCTCGACCACACACT CTGGGAGCTGCCACCCGTTTACCAGGAATGACTCCCGCAGCCATTGTTCACCTCCTCAATTATGTTCGCAAATCAGGGCAGGAGAGACATGAAGAGAGAAGCCAACGTATAGAAATGACAGCTTTTGAGAAGGAAGGAGGGctttaa
- the LOC135249209 gene encoding U5 small nuclear ribonucleoprotein 40 kDa protein-like translates to MSDLPAAARQSVMPSPPTVAIDELHQNSEPENIVTDMHNSDSDSDTDTGTGTDSMLDTDSEAGSDSEAIKHTDSTTFPCLTEADSYSEASHPDSYKYTDSDKSTDTQPRTEGDLVIHSVLECNCDVMVCQFNNEGTILAVGLCDGTIKVYSTDNGSLVKTLKDSEIILSPIPVTALQFFHSIRAHSLLLATYASGVVRCWYVWGQECIWSLNEVGESSGREEGQRQTLSMSISSSGEIAATGGSDSVVHLYDLHTQQRVLTCSASANKSIMDGHRFRIFAVNFHPEREREFISGGWDNSIQFWDTRQQHSVRMLLGPHVCGDSLQINPVTNQILSGSWRKDKALEIFDYDSCQKISEGPNDPHGQSRIYTCHWLDQDHILAGGSQSNMLRVIDHQTLLSVARLIGLPSAVFSSCICPGGRWMGLIAASSGKRIFLLKRGCLQK, encoded by the exons ATGTCAGATCTTCCAGCTGCCGCGAGGCAAAGCGTGATGCCATCTCCACCAACTGTGGCCATTGACGAACTGCATCAGAACTCGGAACCCGAAAATATCGTGACTGATATGCACAACAGTGATAGTGACAGTGACACGGACACGGGTACAGGAACAGACAGTATGTTAGACACAGATTCCGAAGCAGGGAGTGACTCAGaagcaataaaacacacagacagcactacATTCCCTTGCCTGACTGAAGCTGACAGCTACTCTGAAGCCTCACATCCTGACTCATACAAATATACAGATTCAGACAAAAGCACAGACACGCAGCCCAGAACTGAAGGGGACCTCGTCATACACTCTGTGTT ggAATGCAATTGTGATGTGATGGTCTGCCAGTTCAACAATGAAGGGACTATTCTGGCTGTGGGACTCTGTGATGGAACCATTAAA GTTTACAGTACAGATAACGGCAGTCTAGTGAAGACCCTGAAAGATAGTGAGATCATTCTCTCCCCTATTCCTGTCACTGCCCTGCAATTCTTTCACAGCATTCGAGCACACAGCCTCCTGCTGGCCACTT ATGCCAGTGGGGTTGTACGGTGCTGGTATGTGTGGGGACAAGAATGCATATGGAGCCTGAATGAGGTGGGAGAGAGCAGTGGAAGGGAAGAGGGTCAGAGACAGACCCTCTCTATGTCCATCTCTTCCTCGGGTGAGATAGCAGCTACTGGGGGCTCAGATTCTGTAGTACATCTTTACGACCTCCACACTCAGCAGAGAGTGCTCACTTGCAGTGCCAG TGCAAACAAATCAATTATGGACGGACATCGATTTCGCATTTTCGCTGTGAATTttcacccagagagagagagagagttcatttCTGGGGGCTGGGACAACAGCATACAG TTTTGGGATACCAGACAGCAGCACTCTGTCAG GATGTTGTTGGGCCCTCATGTATGTGGGGACTCTTTGCAGATTAATCCTGTGACCAATCAAATTCTGTCTGGATCCTGGAGAAAAGATAAGGCATTAGAG ATTTTTGATTATGATTCGTGCCAGAAAATATCAGAGGGACCTAATGACCCCCATGGACAGAGCAGA ATATACACATGTCACTGGCTGGACCAGGACCACATTTTGGCAGGTGGCAGCCAGTCAAACATGCTGAGAGTCATTGACCATCAAACGTTGTTG TCTGTTGCTAGACTGATTGGTCTGCCCTCAGCAGTATTCAGTTCCTGTATCTGTCCTGGGGGAAGGTGGATGGGATTAATTGCAGCCTCTTCAGGGAAAAGAATCTTCCTATTGAAACGGGGCTGCCTCCAGAAGTGA
- the LOC135249196 gene encoding tectonic-3-like isoform X2: MADLPLFHAVRVGIFMFILSNQRAVAQPTASETTSAKPPELWVTTNGSEESVTSTPMETDTRATIEFDTLVPSSLPGVTPEGASIPTTDPDMTTAQTTRDPDTIPTNDTTDIYLITTEATTETSIMRSDASTSVCTCDLTPGLCDIGCCCDTIDCGTNDLGSIFAGCEVKQSSGVCIENWLMFRGNVDPTLITVNDTFFCVRNGEDQLKDLQTFPDVSPLPRTQNPFSFAQQDSTRPSTTSTAFYRVDDSILTNLKSSSLLSVLRQPSPGTASTSCVDRNPARFLHSVSLSCSRSVTALSCLEDPSVNARSYANGISLLKAPVPQNVSIPNFMIPVLPLSEWPEPILQNDSCLNVVSKVEFTVGYTSGGELTKATVNVTLVTTRLNTVLLQDHALASPSPTPGPSRAIGLPSEAPVIGRFGGNILPLTVQGPSQGGQCSSLPDARRPVLLTHNYFTGCSFSSLSDNCYELQSQLFGILQGAASPEVVAMNSGSQPNWTRVIVQNCSRTPSDSCESGCLVPLSLSVQLLWARQGLLSLPQNQILGAKFIFRCQNVKCPLTSPLTVTTEVTFSDTTGYPESPRGKPEPQWKFPFGFFSRGAEEQDAGLVTNHCEHEGAAWGILCFLTFLLSVIL; this comes from the exons ATGGCTGATTTGCCATTGTTTCATGCGGTACGTGTTGGGATCTTTATGTTCATACTTTCGAACCAAAGAGCTGTGGCACAGCCCACGGCATCCGAAACAACTTCAGCGAAGCCGCCAGAGCTTTGGGTAACCACAAATGGTTCGGAAGAATCTGTCACTTCTACTCCCATGGAAACGGATACGCGGGCAACGATCGAATTTGACACCTTGGTGCCCAGTTCCTTACCAGGTGTCACGCCCGAGGGTGCCTCCATACCCACCACAGATCCAGATATGACTACAGCTCAGACTACCAGAGACCCAGATACAATTCCAACTAATGATACAACAGACATATATTTAATTACGACGGAAGCTACTACAGAGACCAGTATAATGCGAAGTGATGCTAGCACCTCAG tgtgcacATGTGATTTGACCCCTGGCTTGTGCGACATTGGCTGTTGCTGTGATACCATTGACTGTGGAACTAATGACTTAGGTTCTATCTTTGCTGGTTGTGAGGTTAAACAGAG TTCAGGTGTATGCATTGAGAATTGGCTGATGTTCAGAGGAAATGTAGATCCCACCCTCATCACTGTCAATGACACTTTCTTCTGTGTTAGAAATGGAGAAG ATCAGCTGAAAGACCTGCAGACCTTCCCAGATGTCTCTCCACTTCCCAGGACTCAGAACCCTTTCTCCTTCGCTCAACAAGATTCCACACGCCCCAGCACCACAAGCACAGCTTTCTATAGG GTTGATGATTCCATCCTGACCAATTTGAAAAGCTCATCCCTGCTGAGCGTGCTGAGACAGCCTTCACCAGGGACAGCTAGCACGTCCTGTGTGGACCGGAACCCAGCCA GGTTCCTGCACTCCGTCTCCCTCTCATGTTCTCGTTCAGTGACGGCCTTGTCCTGTCTGGAGGACCCCAGTGTAAATGCCCGCTCCTACGCTAATGGCATCAGCCTACTCAAG GCTCCTGTGCCGCAGAATGTCTCTATCCCTAACTTTATG ATCCCAGTACTTCCACTCTCAGAATGGCCAGAACcaattttacaaaatgattCCTGTTTGAATGTGGTGTCAAAG GTGGAGTTTACTGTTGGGTACACAAGTGGCGGGGAGCTTACCAAGGCAACAGTGAACGTGACCCTCGTGACCACCAGACTAAACACAGTGCTGTTGCAAGACCATGCT TTGGCCTCACCTTCACCCACCCCTGGACCCTCCCGTGCAATAGGATTACCCTCAGAAGCTCCAGTGATCGGTCGGTTTGGTGGTAACATCCTTCCT CTGACAGTACAGGGCCCGTCTCAGGGAGGACAGTGCTCTAGTCTGCCTGATGCCCGAAGACCAGTCCTTCTCACACACAACTATTTCACTGGTTGCTCCTTCAG CTCTCTGTCAGACAACTGTTATGAGCTACAATCTCAACTCTTTGGCATCCTACAGGGGGCAGCAAGCCCTGAAGTAGTGGCCATGAACTCAGGCAGCCAGCCAAACTGGACAAGAGTCATTGTGCAAAACTGCTCTCGCACTCCATCG GACTCCTGTGAGTCAGGCTGTCTtgtacccctctccctctctgtccagcTGCTCTGGGCTCGGCAAGGACTCCTGTCTTTACCACAGAATCAAATATTAGGAGCAAAATTTATTTTCCGATGTCAGAACGTAAAG TGCCCTCTGACCTCTCCACTGACGGTTACAACTGAGGTGACATTCTCTGACACCACCGgttacccagaatcccccagAGGCAAGCCAGAGCCACAGTGGAAATTcccttttgggtttttttcccgaGGAGCAGAGGAGCAGGACGCCGGACTTGTGACAAACCACTGTGAACATGAGGGGGCAGCATGGGGCATTCTCTGCTTTTTAACTTTTCTACTGTCAGTGATACTGTAG
- the LOC135249196 gene encoding tectonic-3-like isoform X1 — protein MADLPLFHAVRVGIFMFILSNQRAVAQPTASETTSAKPPELWVTTNGSEESVTSTPMETDTRATIEFDTLVPSSLPGVTPEGASIPTTDPDMTTAQTTRDPDTIPTNDTTDIYLITTEATTETSIMRSDASTSVCTCDLTPGLCDIGCCCDTIDCGTNDLGSIFAGCEVKQSSGVCIENWLMFRGNVDPTLITVNDTFFCVRNGEDQLKDLQTFPDVSPLPRTQNPFSFAQQDSTRPSTTSTAFYRVDDSILTNLKSSSLLSVLRQPSPGTASTSCVDRNPARFLHSVSLSCSRSVTALSCLEDPSVNARSYANGISLLKAPVPQNVSIPNFMIPVLPLSEWPEPILQNDSCLNVVSKVEFTVGYTSGGELTKATVNVTLVTTRLNTVLLQDHAVRYLLASPSPTPGPSRAIGLPSEAPVIGRFGGNILPLTVQGPSQGGQCSSLPDARRPVLLTHNYFTGCSFSSLSDNCYELQSQLFGILQGAASPEVVAMNSGSQPNWTRVIVQNCSRTPSDSCESGCLVPLSLSVQLLWARQGLLSLPQNQILGAKFIFRCQNVKCPLTSPLTVTTEVTFSDTTGYPESPRGKPEPQWKFPFGFFSRGAEEQDAGLVTNHCEHEGAAWGILCFLTFLLSVIL, from the exons ATGGCTGATTTGCCATTGTTTCATGCGGTACGTGTTGGGATCTTTATGTTCATACTTTCGAACCAAAGAGCTGTGGCACAGCCCACGGCATCCGAAACAACTTCAGCGAAGCCGCCAGAGCTTTGGGTAACCACAAATGGTTCGGAAGAATCTGTCACTTCTACTCCCATGGAAACGGATACGCGGGCAACGATCGAATTTGACACCTTGGTGCCCAGTTCCTTACCAGGTGTCACGCCCGAGGGTGCCTCCATACCCACCACAGATCCAGATATGACTACAGCTCAGACTACCAGAGACCCAGATACAATTCCAACTAATGATACAACAGACATATATTTAATTACGACGGAAGCTACTACAGAGACCAGTATAATGCGAAGTGATGCTAGCACCTCAG tgtgcacATGTGATTTGACCCCTGGCTTGTGCGACATTGGCTGTTGCTGTGATACCATTGACTGTGGAACTAATGACTTAGGTTCTATCTTTGCTGGTTGTGAGGTTAAACAGAG TTCAGGTGTATGCATTGAGAATTGGCTGATGTTCAGAGGAAATGTAGATCCCACCCTCATCACTGTCAATGACACTTTCTTCTGTGTTAGAAATGGAGAAG ATCAGCTGAAAGACCTGCAGACCTTCCCAGATGTCTCTCCACTTCCCAGGACTCAGAACCCTTTCTCCTTCGCTCAACAAGATTCCACACGCCCCAGCACCACAAGCACAGCTTTCTATAGG GTTGATGATTCCATCCTGACCAATTTGAAAAGCTCATCCCTGCTGAGCGTGCTGAGACAGCCTTCACCAGGGACAGCTAGCACGTCCTGTGTGGACCGGAACCCAGCCA GGTTCCTGCACTCCGTCTCCCTCTCATGTTCTCGTTCAGTGACGGCCTTGTCCTGTCTGGAGGACCCCAGTGTAAATGCCCGCTCCTACGCTAATGGCATCAGCCTACTCAAG GCTCCTGTGCCGCAGAATGTCTCTATCCCTAACTTTATG ATCCCAGTACTTCCACTCTCAGAATGGCCAGAACcaattttacaaaatgattCCTGTTTGAATGTGGTGTCAAAG GTGGAGTTTACTGTTGGGTACACAAGTGGCGGGGAGCTTACCAAGGCAACAGTGAACGTGACCCTCGTGACCACCAGACTAAACACAGTGCTGTTGCAAGACCATGCTGTACGTTACCTG TTGGCCTCACCTTCACCCACCCCTGGACCCTCCCGTGCAATAGGATTACCCTCAGAAGCTCCAGTGATCGGTCGGTTTGGTGGTAACATCCTTCCT CTGACAGTACAGGGCCCGTCTCAGGGAGGACAGTGCTCTAGTCTGCCTGATGCCCGAAGACCAGTCCTTCTCACACACAACTATTTCACTGGTTGCTCCTTCAG CTCTCTGTCAGACAACTGTTATGAGCTACAATCTCAACTCTTTGGCATCCTACAGGGGGCAGCAAGCCCTGAAGTAGTGGCCATGAACTCAGGCAGCCAGCCAAACTGGACAAGAGTCATTGTGCAAAACTGCTCTCGCACTCCATCG GACTCCTGTGAGTCAGGCTGTCTtgtacccctctccctctctgtccagcTGCTCTGGGCTCGGCAAGGACTCCTGTCTTTACCACAGAATCAAATATTAGGAGCAAAATTTATTTTCCGATGTCAGAACGTAAAG TGCCCTCTGACCTCTCCACTGACGGTTACAACTGAGGTGACATTCTCTGACACCACCGgttacccagaatcccccagAGGCAAGCCAGAGCCACAGTGGAAATTcccttttgggtttttttcccgaGGAGCAGAGGAGCAGGACGCCGGACTTGTGACAAACCACTGTGAACATGAGGGGGCAGCATGGGGCATTCTCTGCTTTTTAACTTTTCTACTGTCAGTGATACTGTAG